The Plasmodium cynomolgi strain B DNA, scaffold: 0462, whole genome shotgun sequence genome has a segment encoding these proteins:
- a CDS encoding hypothetical protein (putative): YDSFEQYRHNHDVYVNVENFLANELDSFPNDILGEETENKSDISKDCLRLKKYLIKFQNEDGCKKENCCQYINYLLNKAVRTYYKSNKSIFDIYIKYMNHESNSMIKNSWLPEINYMEIDKYNKIDKLYSVYKNCMFKNSKMHDSISCHYAKLCANSYNNIMYLNVKLDDTKFCKKLKELKVFLEENEPPLTSYCDLKHSVSLFYPYVCNDLLQKSEKIKENMVTTNMGIELQGTLVVPSVEQRQRIPEVGSPAVPEGGMDTEETVTP, translated from the coding sequence TACGATTCTTTTGAGCAATATAGGCATAATCATGATGTATATGTGaatgttgaaaattttttggcaAATGAACTTGATTCATTTCCGAATGATATTCTAGGAGAGGAAACAGAAAATAAGTCTGATATTTCTAAAGATTGCTTGAGactaaaaaaatacttaatAAAATTCCAAAATGAGGATGgttgtaaaaaggaaaattgttGTCAATACATAAACTACTTGTTAAATAAAGCAGTACGCACGTATTATAAATCAAATAAATctatttttgatatttatattaaatatatgaaccATGAGAGTAATAGCATGATAAAGAATTCATGGTTACcggaaataaattacatggaaatagataaatataataaaattgataaattatatagtgtatacaaaaattgtatgttTAAGAACTCTAAAATGCATGATAGTATATCATGTCATTATGCTAAATTATGCGCTAActcatataataatataatgtacCTTAATGTAAAATTAGATGACactaaattttgtaaaaaattaaaagaactTAAGGTTTTTCTTGAAGAGAATGAACCACCCCTAACAAGTTACTGCGATTTGAAACATTcggtttcacttttttaccCTTATGTTTGCAACGATCTACTACAgaaatcagaaaaaataaaggaaaatatggTAACCACGAATATGGGAATAGAATTACAAGGAACACTAGTAGTACCATCAGTAGAACAAAGACAAAGAATACCTGAAGTAGGATCACCTGCAGTACCAGAAGGAGGAATGGATACAGAAGAAACTGTCACCCCA